The following are encoded together in the Lepidochelys kempii isolate rLepKem1 chromosome 7, rLepKem1.hap2, whole genome shotgun sequence genome:
- the LMOD3 gene encoding leiomodin-3, whose product MSEFSQNSDQEVRIEDIDEDEILGNLSPEELRELQCEMEVMAPDPRVPVGMIQKDQTEKPPTGNFDHRSLVDYLYWQKASRRMLEDERVPVNLLPSERHIAEKFEENAGDMDDIAKKKMAEDTTEADRKETYYKNEHVEQAKPGSAQQSGETNEERSYKETEDEEEEEDDDDDDDEEEDDDDEESRMKKPYGDENINSDQVTKKPCTKSGGNPENNEKKVSKLQIPKKLAVDTSFIKLSARPSGNQTNLDENLQKVQKNDPDVKELNLNNIENIPKEMLVDFVNAMKKNKHVKTFSLANVGADDNVAFAVANMLRENRSITTLNIDSNFISGKGIVAIMRCLQYNETLTELRFHNQRNMLGHQAEMEIARLLKANPKLLKMGYHFELPGPRMVVTNLLSRNLDRQRQKRQEEQKQQQLKEQRELIAMLENGLGLPPGIWEMLGGPMPDSRMYSSIQAPKPPPVPKTMPMSRKNEHARKPAPEEKSSEEPASFKMVKLKRTQRKPTIPEYVEPAEKTSLKDVIKTLKPVPKKRLPPLVEITPREKLLNDIRQSNVAYLKPVPVPKELE is encoded by the exons atgtctgaaTTCAGCCAAAATTCTGACCAGGAAGTCAGAATCGAGGACATTGATGAAGATGAAATCTTAGGAAACTTATCCCCTGAAGAGCTGAGGGAGCTCCAGTGTGAAATGGAAGTCATGGCTCCAGACCCAAGAGTCCCAGTTGGAATGATACAGAAAGATCAGACTGAAAAACCTCCAACAGGAAACTTTGACCACAGATCTCTTGTTGATTACCTGTATTGGCAGAAGGCATCAAGACGCATGCTAGAGGATGAGAGAGTTCCTGTCAACCTCTTGCCATCTGAG AGACACATTGCAGAGAAGTTTGAAGAAAATGCTGGGGATATGGACGATATTGCTAAGAAAAAAATGGCAGAAGATACTACAGAAGCAGACAGAAAAGAAACATATTACAAAAACGAACATGTCGAACAGGCCAAACCTGGTTCAGCACAACAATCAGGAGAAACAAATGAAGAGAGAAGCTACAAAGAGacagaagatgaggaggaggaggaagatgatgacGACGACGACGACGAGgaggaggatgatgatgatgaagaatcAAGAATGAAGAAGCCATATGGAGACGAAAACATCAACAGTGATCAGGTAACTAAGAAGCCATGTACAAAATCAGGGGGAAATCCAGAAAACAATGAAAAGAAAGTATCAAAACTACAAATTCCAAAGAAGTTAGCTGTAGATACTAGCTTTATTAAGTTAAGTGCAAGACCTTCAGGAAACCAAACCAATTTAGATGAGAACTTGCAGAAGGTCCAGAAAAACGATCCAGATGTGAAGGAACTCAATCTGAACAACATTGAGAACATCCCAAAGGAAATGCTGGTGGACTTTGTGAACGCCATGAAAAAAAATAAGCATGTAAAAACATTTAGTTTAGCCAATGTGGGAGCTGATGACAACGTAGCTTTTGCTGTGGCCAACATGTTACGTGAAAACAGGAGCATCACTACTCTAAATATTGATTCAAATTTTATCTCAGGCAAGGGAATTGTTGCGATCATGAGATGTCTGCAGTATAATGAGACGTTAACTGAACTGCGTTTTCACAATCAGAGGAACATGTTGGGCCATCAAGCTGAAATGGAAATTGCCAGGCTTCTCAAAGCCAACCCTAAGCTGCTGAAGATGGGCTATCACTTTGAACTTCCAGGCCCCAGGATGGTTGTTACCAATCTGCTCAGCAGAAATCTTGACAGACAAAGACAAAAAAGGCAGGAGGAGCAAAAACAGCAGCAATTAAAAGAGCAGAGAGAGTTAATAGCCATGTTAGAAAATGGACTAGGGTTGCCTCCTGGGATTTGGGAAATGCTAGGGGGACCAATGCCTGATTCAAGGATGTATAGCTCAATACAAGCCCCCAAGCCTCCACCTGTCCCTAAAACTATGCCCATGAGCAGGAAAAATGAACATGCAAGAAAGCCAGCCCCAgaagaaaagagcagtgaggaacCTGCCTCCTTCAAAATGGTCAAACTCAAGAGAACTCAGCGCAAGCCCACTATACCAGAATACGTAGAACCAGCTGAAAAAACAAGTCTCAAAGATGTGATCAAGACTCTCAAACCAGTTCCAAAAAAACGACTACCTCCTCTGGTTGAGATAACCCCAAGAGAAAAGCTCTTAAATGACATTCGTCAGAGTAATGTCGCCTATCTTAAACCG GTGCCAGTACCAAAAGAGCTAGAGTGA